In a single window of the Nocardioides massiliensis genome:
- a CDS encoding FG-GAP-like repeat-containing protein, translating to MTAWIDRFVTACQQSLALGVVLAVGISAAAVTSLELVEPGATSGASPSVTRAGTEVALVASAPTQAKVSERALDAPTVRLRPAEAARSLVVTGVDHEHDHEHGEQPQAKARGMRTQAVPAGKAGTATTSTPAVERVVSDPEPASGYAAVGVTWSPRDAGTEAVSIEVRTRTDGVWTDWEPVHYDADHQPDPGSADAAQARPGTDAILVGEVDAVQVRADAPAGRLPRDLRVAVVDPGETVDPVQQTPAIDTGTLESEGDGYEGDAASLSSAEPVAPVEAVPAASATPRPQIFSRAQWGADESMRRSAPSFFEVHAGFVHHTVNTNDYTRAQVPALLRSIYAYHTRSRGWSDVGYNFIVDKFGRIWEGRYGGVDRPVVGAHTSGYNERSFAGSALGNFETAKPSQAVIDAFGDLFAWKLALHGVDAASSAQRVGSRTFRAINGHRDAGSTACPGAHLYARLADIRTAASLAQAGWGGRDRRTSLTGDDQPSFMVRDATTKELFSVTTGGGQLSWISPKGLPHYFTGAHAFVSPVGDLNGDGYADLIARKVGEKRSSQYLGNGKGFTRAKNRPTRFAKADMVVGVGDVNRDGHNDVVARNGSNGRLFLLRGKGNGTFANPVLMATGWDAYNATVGIGDLDGDGRPDLAARDSAGRLWLFPGTGTAALGARVQLPGGWSGFDVLTSGGDVTGDGLPDLVARSRATKQTYLYPGDGAGGFQARLGPYAAPRKLVGFMVAGDVRRTAHPDLVGLGPQGRLVVVAHRGTTAGVSIKPTGIEMPGTRLMTIGDWDNDGRGDILHGPRNGRLYLRPGRGDGTFGEPVLMGSGFQSVTNLAAVGDMTGDGMPDLLGLPASGGYRLYPSNGATGFGASYVARSRFTARDHVGLGLWDSDGAPDSAFRVGNSLVLYRGNGPGGLIKGATIATGLAPYDWLLSVGDLNGDRRPDLLAREKATGQLWLLPGTSSGFGAPQLFADGFDRFDLAG from the coding sequence ATGACGGCGTGGATCGATCGTTTCGTGACCGCGTGCCAGCAGTCCCTGGCGCTCGGTGTCGTGCTCGCTGTCGGCATCTCCGCGGCGGCGGTGACGTCGCTGGAGCTCGTCGAGCCCGGCGCCACGTCCGGAGCCTCGCCCAGCGTCACGCGGGCAGGTACGGAGGTCGCACTCGTGGCGTCCGCACCGACCCAGGCGAAGGTCTCCGAGCGGGCGCTCGATGCCCCCACCGTCCGTCTGCGTCCTGCTGAGGCCGCCCGCTCGCTCGTGGTCACCGGGGTCGACCACGAGCACGACCACGAGCACGGCGAGCAGCCGCAGGCGAAGGCACGGGGCATGCGCACCCAGGCGGTGCCGGCAGGGAAGGCCGGCACCGCCACCACCAGCACCCCTGCCGTCGAGCGGGTCGTGAGCGACCCGGAGCCGGCAAGCGGGTACGCCGCCGTGGGCGTCACCTGGTCGCCGCGCGACGCCGGCACCGAGGCGGTCTCGATCGAGGTGCGCACTCGCACCGACGGCGTCTGGACCGACTGGGAGCCGGTGCACTACGACGCCGACCACCAGCCCGACCCGGGCAGCGCCGACGCCGCACAGGCCCGACCGGGCACCGACGCGATCCTCGTCGGCGAGGTCGACGCGGTGCAGGTGCGCGCCGATGCGCCGGCGGGCCGGCTGCCGCGCGACCTGCGGGTCGCGGTGGTCGACCCGGGCGAGACGGTCGACCCGGTCCAGCAGACGCCGGCGATCGACACCGGCACCCTGGAGTCCGAGGGCGACGGGTACGAGGGCGACGCTGCGTCGCTGAGCAGCGCCGAGCCCGTCGCGCCGGTCGAGGCGGTGCCCGCGGCCTCGGCCACGCCGCGTCCGCAGATCTTCAGTCGCGCCCAGTGGGGAGCCGACGAGTCGATGCGCCGCTCGGCGCCGTCGTTCTTCGAGGTCCACGCCGGCTTCGTGCACCACACCGTCAACACCAACGACTACACCCGCGCCCAGGTGCCGGCGCTGCTGCGCAGCATCTACGCCTACCACACGCGCTCGCGGGGCTGGAGCGACGTCGGCTACAACTTCATCGTCGACAAGTTCGGACGCATCTGGGAGGGCCGTTACGGCGGCGTCGACCGTCCGGTCGTGGGGGCGCACACCTCGGGCTACAACGAGCGCTCGTTCGCAGGCTCCGCGCTGGGCAACTTCGAGACCGCGAAGCCGTCGCAGGCCGTGATCGACGCGTTCGGTGACCTCTTCGCCTGGAAGCTGGCGCTGCACGGCGTCGACGCCGCCTCGAGCGCGCAGCGGGTCGGCTCGCGTACCTTCCGCGCCATCAACGGGCACCGCGACGCGGGCTCCACCGCCTGCCCCGGTGCGCACCTCTATGCCCGGTTGGCCGACATCCGCACCGCCGCGAGCCTCGCCCAGGCCGGCTGGGGCGGACGCGACCGGCGTACCTCCCTCACCGGCGACGACCAGCCATCGTTCATGGTGCGCGACGCCACGACCAAGGAGCTGTTCTCGGTGACCACGGGCGGGGGTCAGCTGTCGTGGATCTCGCCGAAGGGCCTGCCGCACTACTTCACCGGCGCGCACGCGTTCGTTAGCCCGGTGGGCGACCTCAACGGTGACGGGTACGCCGACCTGATCGCCCGCAAGGTGGGGGAGAAGCGCTCCAGCCAGTACCTGGGCAACGGCAAGGGCTTCACCCGCGCGAAGAACCGTCCGACGCGCTTCGCGAAGGCCGACATGGTGGTGGGCGTCGGCGACGTCAACCGCGACGGCCACAACGACGTCGTCGCCCGCAACGGCAGCAACGGACGGCTCTTCCTCCTCCGCGGCAAGGGCAACGGCACCTTCGCCAACCCGGTGCTGATGGCGACGGGCTGGGATGCCTACAACGCGACCGTCGGCATCGGCGACCTCGACGGTGACGGGCGTCCCGACCTCGCCGCCCGCGACTCCGCCGGCCGGCTGTGGCTGTTCCCCGGCACCGGGACGGCCGCGCTCGGAGCCCGCGTGCAGCTGCCCGGTGGCTGGTCCGGCTTCGACGTCCTCACCTCCGGTGGCGACGTCACCGGCGACGGGCTCCCGGACCTCGTGGCCCGCAGCCGGGCGACGAAGCAGACTTATCTCTACCCCGGCGACGGCGCCGGGGGCTTCCAGGCCCGGCTCGGCCCGTACGCCGCCCCGCGCAAGCTGGTCGGGTTCATGGTCGCTGGCGACGTCCGGCGTACGGCGCACCCCGACCTCGTCGGGCTCGGTCCCCAAGGCCGGCTCGTCGTCGTCGCGCACCGGGGCACCACCGCCGGCGTCTCGATCAAGCCCACGGGCATCGAGATGCCGGGCACCCGCCTGATGACGATCGGCGACTGGGACAACGACGGTCGCGGCGACATCCTGCACGGCCCGCGGAACGGGCGGCTCTACCTGCGGCCCGGGCGCGGCGACGGCACCTTCGGCGAACCCGTGCTCATGGGGTCGGGCTTCCAGAGCGTCACCAACCTCGCAGCGGTCGGCGACATGACCGGCGACGGGATGCCCGACCTGCTCGGCCTACCCGCCAGCGGCGGCTACCGGCTCTACCCGAGCAACGGTGCCACCGGCTTCGGCGCGAGCTACGTCGCCCGCTCGCGGTTCACCGCACGCGACCACGTCGGGCTCGGGCTGTGGGACAGCGACGGTGCACCCGACAGCGCGTTCCGGGTCGGCAACTCGCTGGTGCTCTACCGGGGCAACGGTCCGGGCGGGCTGATCAAGGGCGCGACGATCGCGACGGGGCTGGCGCCGTACGACTGGCTGCTCAGCGTCGGTGACCTCAACGGCGATCGGCGTCCCGACCTGCTCGCGCGCGAGAAGGCCACCGGTCAGCTGTGGTTGCTGCCGGGCACCTCCTCGGGCTTCGGCGCCCCCCAGCTGTTCGCCGACGGGTTCGACCGCTTCGACCTCGCCGGCTGA
- a CDS encoding ABC transporter ATP-binding protein produces the protein MTESIVVDNVTKNFTMRYHRTLKQMAVASVRGQQISDTFRALDGVSFTVEQGESIGLMGLNGSGKSTLLKLINGVMRPDAGQVLTRGRIAGLIATGAGFHQQLSGRDNIYLNAAILGMTEAETRRKFDDIVEFADIGRFLDTPVAAYSSGMSARLGFAVAIHVDSHIFLADEVLAVGDRPFKRKCMERMQQIRKEGRTLFYVSHAPGSVRKMCDRVIVLEKGRVGFDGGVNEGIQYLKYDADAPGDEPNDDDLGADI, from the coding sequence GTGACCGAGTCGATCGTGGTGGACAACGTCACCAAGAACTTCACCATGCGCTACCACCGCACCCTGAAGCAGATGGCGGTGGCGTCGGTGCGCGGCCAGCAGATCTCCGACACCTTCCGGGCCCTCGACGGGGTCAGCTTCACCGTGGAGCAGGGTGAGTCCATCGGGCTGATGGGGCTCAACGGATCGGGCAAGTCGACGCTGCTGAAGCTGATCAACGGAGTGATGCGGCCCGACGCGGGACAGGTCCTGACCCGTGGTCGGATCGCCGGTCTGATCGCCACGGGAGCGGGCTTCCACCAGCAGCTGAGCGGCCGCGACAACATCTACCTCAACGCCGCGATCCTGGGTATGACCGAGGCGGAGACGCGGCGCAAGTTCGACGACATCGTGGAGTTCGCCGACATCGGCCGCTTCCTCGACACCCCCGTGGCGGCGTACTCCTCGGGCATGAGCGCCCGCCTGGGCTTCGCCGTCGCCATCCACGTCGACTCCCACATCTTCCTCGCCGACGAGGTGCTGGCGGTGGGGGACCGGCCCTTCAAGCGCAAGTGCATGGAGCGCATGCAGCAGATCCGCAAGGAGGGGCGCACGCTGTTCTATGTCAGCCACGCCCCCGGGTCGGTGCGCAAGATGTGTGACCGCGTGATCGTCCTGGAGAAGGGCCGCGTCGGCTTCGACGGCGGCGTCAACGAGGGCATCCAGTACCTGAAGTACGACGCCGACGCGCCGGGCGACGAACCCAACGACGACGACCTCGGCGCCGATATCTGA
- a CDS encoding ABC transporter permease: MAELTTFRPDPDEWPLSSPAPKGGLAEVFRRRYLLKLVVKRQLAQQYSASVLGFMWSYVQPAIRFLVYYFAVGMVLKAHVDTPYFAIHLFTGLIMVQFFNQMVGAGTRSVWGSRRLVKKMALPREVFPVASVLVAGFHTLPQVGILAFACLIIGFSVDATGLLAGVLGYVMLTVFGVAFALLFSALNVMVRDLQNLVGTITSFMHFMVPMIYSYDRIADSAIGGTIWEEVYLANPVATAVLLFQRCFWSGVVDDPSQTLYPDHLMLRGLIMLAIGLVFLVVSQRVFRRLESKFPERL; encoded by the coding sequence GTGGCAGAGCTGACGACCTTCCGGCCGGATCCCGACGAGTGGCCACTCAGCTCGCCGGCACCCAAGGGTGGCCTGGCCGAGGTCTTCCGACGTCGCTACCTGCTCAAGCTGGTGGTGAAGCGGCAGCTGGCGCAGCAGTACTCCGCCTCGGTGCTGGGGTTCATGTGGTCCTACGTCCAGCCGGCGATCCGGTTCCTGGTCTACTACTTCGCCGTCGGCATGGTGCTGAAGGCGCACGTGGACACGCCGTACTTCGCGATCCACCTGTTCACCGGACTGATCATGGTCCAGTTCTTCAACCAGATGGTCGGTGCCGGCACCCGCTCGGTGTGGGGCAGCCGGCGGCTGGTGAAGAAGATGGCGCTGCCGCGGGAGGTCTTCCCGGTCGCCTCGGTGCTGGTGGCAGGGTTCCACACCCTCCCGCAGGTCGGCATCCTGGCCTTCGCCTGCCTGATCATCGGCTTCAGCGTCGATGCGACCGGGCTGCTCGCCGGGGTGCTCGGCTACGTGATGCTGACGGTGTTCGGCGTGGCGTTCGCGCTGCTGTTCAGCGCGCTCAACGTGATGGTTCGTGACCTGCAGAACCTCGTCGGCACGATCACCTCGTTCATGCACTTCATGGTGCCGATGATCTACAGCTACGACCGCATCGCCGACAGCGCGATCGGCGGCACGATCTGGGAGGAGGTCTACCTCGCGAACCCCGTCGCGACCGCGGTGTTGCTGTTCCAGCGCTGCTTCTGGTCCGGGGTGGTGGACGACCCGTCCCAGACGCTCTACCCCGACCACCTGATGCTGCGCGGGCTGATCATGCTGGCCATCGGGCTGGTCTTCCTGGTGGTGTCCCAGCGGGTCTTCCGCCGGCTCGAGAGCAAGTTCCCGGAGCGCCTGTGA
- a CDS encoding glycosyltransferase, producing the protein MTQSTTQTLELGDTTRRLLQRQIMPVDGDTETLPLYVDPEPAILDADKYEVGSNRNAKAINAVSMRQKVGNNVRVHPDQIVDRHAFRVPSGESLSFGTYFNAFPAAYWRRWTVVDRVRLTIAVEGAGADVTVYKSMANGRSQRIESASTGEQEQGTFAFELSLTPFADGGWYWYDVVAGDQDAVVRSAEWSAEVPADRAEHGTVTIGITTMNRPEFCSELLAQIGNDEDLRPYLDEVLVMEQGKQKVVDAEAFPAAQEALGATLRVIEQGNLGGSGGYARGQWETLRKGSATYFMCMDDDVVCEPEGIIRAVTFGDLARRPTIVGGHMFSLYARSRMHSFGEIVHPWRFWWQSAPGVFTDWDFAHRNLRSARWLHRRVDVDFNGWFMCLIPRVVLEEVGLSLPLFIKWDDSEFGLRAKEAGYPTVTFPGAAVWHVPWTDKNDALDWQAYFHQRNRFVAALLHSVYERGGRMVQESFNHQVKHLVSMQYSTVALRHQALQDILDGPHALHESLGTRLAEVNAFRKEFSDAQLQADPDAFPPVRRTKPPRKGRSDDEVPGRLSVLAQAVLAPVRQLRPVKPLAKEHPEAAIPAMDAAWYRITKYDAAVVSMPDGTSAALYQRDPDLFREMMAQTVEIHLRLRREWPRLAREYREALAHITSPDEWAKQWQS; encoded by the coding sequence GTGACCCAGTCCACGACCCAGACGCTCGAGCTGGGGGACACCACCCGCCGGCTGCTGCAGCGCCAGATCATGCCGGTCGACGGCGACACCGAGACGCTGCCGTTGTACGTCGACCCGGAGCCGGCGATCCTGGACGCCGACAAGTACGAGGTCGGCTCCAACCGCAACGCCAAGGCGATCAACGCCGTCTCGATGCGGCAGAAGGTCGGCAACAACGTCCGCGTGCACCCCGACCAGATCGTCGACCGGCACGCGTTCCGGGTCCCGTCGGGCGAGTCGCTGTCGTTCGGCACCTACTTCAACGCCTTCCCCGCGGCGTACTGGCGGCGGTGGACCGTGGTCGACCGCGTGCGCCTGACCATCGCGGTCGAGGGCGCGGGCGCTGACGTCACCGTCTACAAGTCGATGGCCAACGGGCGCTCCCAGCGCATCGAGTCCGCCTCGACGGGCGAGCAGGAGCAGGGGACCTTCGCGTTCGAGCTGTCCCTCACCCCGTTCGCCGACGGCGGCTGGTACTGGTACGACGTCGTGGCCGGTGATCAGGACGCGGTCGTCCGCTCGGCCGAGTGGAGTGCCGAGGTGCCGGCCGACCGGGCCGAGCACGGCACCGTGACCATCGGCATCACGACGATGAACCGTCCCGAGTTCTGCTCCGAGCTGCTCGCGCAGATCGGCAACGACGAGGACCTGCGCCCCTACCTCGACGAGGTGCTCGTCATGGAGCAGGGCAAGCAGAAGGTCGTCGACGCCGAGGCGTTCCCCGCCGCCCAGGAGGCCCTGGGCGCCACGCTGCGGGTGATCGAGCAGGGCAACCTCGGTGGCTCCGGCGGCTACGCCCGCGGCCAGTGGGAGACGCTGCGCAAGGGCAGCGCGACGTACTTCATGTGCATGGACGACGACGTCGTCTGCGAGCCCGAGGGCATCATCCGCGCCGTCACCTTCGGCGACCTCGCACGCCGTCCCACGATCGTGGGCGGCCACATGTTCAGCCTCTACGCGCGCTCGCGGATGCACAGCTTCGGCGAGATCGTCCACCCCTGGCGCTTCTGGTGGCAGTCCGCGCCGGGTGTGTTCACCGACTGGGACTTCGCCCACCGCAACCTGCGCTCCGCGCGCTGGCTGCACCGCCGCGTCGACGTCGACTTCAACGGCTGGTTCATGTGCCTCATCCCGCGGGTCGTGCTGGAGGAGGTCGGGCTGTCGCTGCCGCTGTTCATCAAGTGGGACGACTCGGAGTTCGGCCTGCGCGCGAAGGAGGCCGGCTACCCGACGGTGACCTTCCCGGGCGCCGCGGTCTGGCACGTGCCGTGGACCGACAAGAACGACGCGCTCGACTGGCAGGCCTACTTCCACCAGCGCAACCGGTTCGTCGCGGCGCTGCTGCACTCGGTCTACGAGCGCGGCGGCCGGATGGTGCAGGAGAGCTTCAACCACCAGGTGAAGCACCTGGTCTCCATGCAGTACTCCACCGTCGCGCTGCGCCACCAGGCGCTGCAGGACATCCTCGACGGGCCGCACGCGCTGCACGAGTCCCTCGGGACGCGGCTGGCCGAGGTCAACGCGTTCCGCAAGGAGTTCAGCGACGCCCAGCTGCAGGCCGACCCCGACGCCTTCCCGCCCGTACGCCGCACGAAGCCGCCGCGCAAGGGCCGCAGTGACGACGAGGTGCCGGGCCGGCTCTCCGTGCTGGCCCAGGCCGTGCTCGCACCCGTGCGTCAGCTGCGCCCGGTGAAGCCGTTGGCGAAGGAGCACCCCGAGGCTGCCATCCCCGCGATGGACGCCGCGTGGTACCGGATCACGAAGTACGACGCCGCGGTGGTCTCCATGCCCGACGGGACCTCGGCGGCGCTCTACCAGCGCGACCCGGACCTGTTCCGCGAGATGATGGCGCAGACCGTCGAGATCCACCTGCGGCTGCGTCGGGAGTGGCCGCGCCTGGCCCGGGAGTACCGCGAGGCGCTGGCTCACATCACCTCGCCGGACGAGTGGGCCAAGCAGTGGCAGAGCTGA
- the glf gene encoding UDP-galactopyranose mutase produces the protein MKPDLVVVGSGFFGLTIAERCAEELGLEVLVLERRSHLGGNAYSEKDPETGIEVHKYGAHLFHTSNEKVWEYVNRFTSFTDYKHRVFGKYQGQVYSLPMNLGLINQFFGRSHTPDEARALIKEQASEIATEDASNLEEKAISLIGRPLYEAFIKGYTAKQWQTDPTELSPDIITRLPVRYTFENRWFNDTHEGLPVDGYTAWLERMADHPRITVQLETDFFDVAEEFKGKVPIVYTGPVDEYFNNSEGRLSWRTVDLEESVVDVDDFQGTGVINYNDQDVPYTRIIEFKHFHPEREKTHLPGKTVIVHEYSRFAQEGDEPYYPINTAEDRAKLLKYRELAKAEPMVLFGGRLGTYKYLDMHMAIGSALSMFNNVLTPHFTEGAELTSGGIDA, from the coding sequence GTGAAGCCCGATCTCGTGGTTGTCGGGTCCGGGTTCTTCGGACTCACCATCGCCGAACGCTGTGCCGAGGAGCTCGGGCTGGAGGTGTTGGTCCTCGAGCGCCGCTCCCACCTGGGCGGCAACGCCTACTCCGAGAAGGACCCGGAGACCGGCATCGAGGTGCACAAGTACGGCGCGCACCTGTTCCACACCTCCAACGAGAAGGTGTGGGAGTACGTCAACCGGTTCACCAGCTTCACCGACTACAAGCACCGGGTCTTCGGCAAGTACCAGGGCCAGGTCTACTCGCTGCCGATGAACCTGGGTCTCATCAACCAGTTCTTCGGTCGTAGCCACACCCCCGACGAGGCCCGTGCCCTGATCAAGGAGCAGGCCAGCGAGATCGCGACCGAGGACGCCTCCAACCTGGAGGAGAAGGCGATCAGCCTCATCGGCCGACCGCTCTACGAGGCGTTCATCAAGGGCTACACCGCCAAGCAGTGGCAGACCGACCCCACCGAGCTGAGCCCGGACATCATCACGCGGCTGCCGGTCCGCTACACCTTCGAGAACCGGTGGTTCAACGACACCCACGAGGGTCTGCCGGTCGACGGCTACACCGCCTGGCTCGAGCGGATGGCCGACCACCCGAGGATCACGGTGCAGCTGGAGACCGACTTCTTCGACGTCGCCGAGGAGTTCAAGGGCAAGGTGCCGATCGTCTACACCGGTCCCGTCGACGAGTACTTCAACAACTCCGAGGGCCGGCTCTCGTGGCGCACGGTGGACCTCGAGGAGAGCGTCGTGGACGTCGACGACTTCCAGGGCACCGGGGTGATCAACTACAACGACCAGGACGTGCCCTACACCCGGATCATCGAGTTCAAGCACTTCCACCCCGAGCGGGAGAAGACCCACCTGCCCGGCAAGACGGTGATCGTCCACGAGTACTCCCGCTTCGCGCAGGAGGGCGACGAGCCCTACTACCCGATCAACACCGCCGAGGACCGGGCGAAGCTGCTGAAGTACCGCGAGCTGGCCAAGGCCGAGCCGATGGTGCTCTTCGGCGGCCGCCTCGGCACCTACAAGTACCTCGACATGCACATGGCGATCGGATCGGCGCTGTCGATGTTCAACAACGTGCTCACGCCGCACTTCACCGAGGGCGCGGAGCTGACCAGCGGGGGGATCGACGCGTGA
- a CDS encoding glycosyltransferase translates to MLPDRPVAPGDDTRVVAVVVTWNRRALLAESLAAVRSQSHAPVTVVVVDNASDDGTPADLEALRADPGPPLDVLRLDANIGGAGGFAAGIQRALTHRPDLLWLLDDDTVPEPPALAALVAAWRGYADQHGERPRAVASRVVWTDGRDHPMNTPRPKPGATPAERDRARTLDCVPIRSASFVSVAFDAEVVRERGVPLADYFLWNDDFEYSTRLIRGGVGLYSPASVVVHKTRTFGSTDADPGDRFFYEVRNKLWMFTRSRSLAPVEKLVYGAATLRRWMRTVAGSSDRGRLARAAVRGVRAGLRGPRPTPAVLAAAGWSPQGAERAPEQRDLPFSLLISTYAGDRPDYLHRAFVSSVQEQTRPPAEVVLVQDGPVPPELEAEIATLAAESPVPVRHVVCPENLGLGPALDRGLAAASHEVVARMDADDISLPERFARQLPVIEAGADIVGSGLWEFTEDPDRPGDVVGRRTPPVDPGEIRRVIGFRDPFNHPTVVYRRSAVLAAGGYTHLALMEDYLLFARMVANGAAPANLADPLVYYRVGDGAYARRGGAALLRSELALQRRFRSLGITTRRQYVRNVVVRGGYRLVPEGVRKVAYRALLANRSSGAGAVPPRG, encoded by the coding sequence GTGCTCCCTGATCGGCCTGTCGCACCGGGCGACGACACCCGCGTCGTCGCGGTCGTGGTGACCTGGAACCGGCGCGCGCTGCTCGCCGAGTCGCTGGCAGCGGTCCGGAGCCAGTCGCACGCTCCCGTCACCGTCGTGGTCGTCGACAACGCCTCCGACGACGGGACGCCTGCGGACCTCGAGGCGCTCCGCGCCGACCCGGGCCCGCCCCTCGACGTGCTCCGCCTCGACGCCAACATCGGGGGCGCCGGTGGGTTCGCGGCCGGCATCCAGCGGGCGCTCACCCACCGCCCCGACCTGCTGTGGCTGCTCGACGACGACACGGTGCCCGAGCCGCCGGCACTCGCCGCCCTCGTCGCTGCCTGGAGGGGGTACGCCGACCAGCACGGCGAGCGTCCGCGCGCCGTCGCCAGCCGGGTCGTCTGGACCGACGGCCGCGACCACCCGATGAACACCCCGCGCCCGAAGCCGGGGGCCACCCCGGCCGAGCGCGACCGGGCACGGACCCTCGACTGCGTGCCGATCCGCTCGGCCAGCTTCGTCTCGGTCGCGTTCGACGCCGAGGTGGTGCGCGAGCGGGGCGTGCCGCTGGCCGACTACTTCCTGTGGAACGACGACTTCGAGTACTCCACCCGCCTCATCCGCGGGGGCGTCGGCCTCTACAGCCCCGCCAGCGTCGTGGTCCACAAGACCCGCACCTTCGGCTCCACCGACGCCGACCCCGGCGACCGGTTCTTCTACGAGGTGCGCAACAAGCTGTGGATGTTCACGCGCAGCCGTTCCCTGGCCCCCGTCGAGAAGCTCGTGTACGGCGCAGCGACCCTGCGTCGCTGGATGCGCACCGTCGCGGGCTCCTCGGACCGGGGCCGGCTGGCCCGCGCCGCCGTACGCGGGGTGCGGGCGGGGCTGCGCGGTCCGCGTCCGACCCCGGCCGTGCTGGCGGCCGCCGGCTGGTCCCCGCAGGGTGCCGAGCGCGCTCCCGAGCAGCGCGACCTCCCCTTCAGCCTCCTCATCAGCACCTACGCCGGCGACCGGCCCGACTACCTGCACCGCGCGTTCGTCTCCAGCGTCCAGGAGCAGACCCGCCCACCGGCCGAGGTGGTGCTGGTGCAGGACGGCCCCGTGCCCCCCGAGCTGGAGGCGGAGATCGCCACGTTGGCCGCCGAGAGCCCCGTGCCGGTGCGCCACGTCGTCTGCCCCGAGAACCTCGGTCTCGGGCCGGCGCTCGACCGCGGCCTGGCCGCGGCGTCCCACGAGGTCGTCGCCCGGATGGACGCCGACGACATCAGCCTGCCCGAGCGGTTCGCCCGCCAGCTGCCCGTCATCGAGGCGGGCGCCGACATCGTGGGGTCGGGACTGTGGGAGTTCACCGAGGACCCCGACCGCCCCGGCGACGTCGTGGGCCGGCGTACGCCCCCGGTCGACCCGGGTGAGATCCGGCGCGTGATCGGCTTCCGCGACCCGTTCAACCACCCGACGGTGGTCTATCGCCGTTCGGCGGTCCTGGCCGCGGGCGGCTACACCCACCTCGCGCTGATGGAGGACTACCTCCTCTTCGCGCGGATGGTGGCCAACGGCGCGGCGCCGGCCAACCTCGCCGACCCCCTGGTCTACTACCGGGTCGGCGACGGTGCCTACGCGCGGCGCGGGGGAGCGGCGCTGCTGCGCTCCGAGCTGGCGCTCCAACGCCGCTTCCGCAGCCTGGGCATCACCACCCGGCGCCAGTACGTCCGCAACGTCGTCGTGCGCGGCGGCTACCGCCTGGTGCCGGAGGGTGTGAGGAAGGTCGCCTACCGTGCATTGCTGGCGAACCGCTCGAGCGGCGCGGGCGCCGTACCTCCGCGCGGTTAG